A single Brucella intermedia LMG 3301 DNA region contains:
- the arsH gene encoding arsenical resistance protein ArsH, with amino-acid sequence MTAADLPNLDRKSFLLPDENALRAPFPDHKPRILLLYGSLRERSYSRFLTLEAQQLLDAMGAETRVFHADGLPLPDHGTPDHPKVQELREAMLWSEGQVWTSPERHGAMSAVMKAQIDWIPLPGGAIRPTQGRTLALMQVSGGSQSFNAVNQMRILGRWMRMITIPNQSSVAKAWQEFDDAGRMKPSSFYDRVVDVMEELMKFTLLTRGISDHLTNRYSERKEAAALLEKRVSLQSI; translated from the coding sequence ATGACTGCCGCGGACTTGCCCAACCTCGACCGGAAATCCTTTCTCCTGCCGGATGAGAATGCTCTTCGCGCACCTTTCCCGGACCATAAGCCTCGTATCCTGCTGCTCTACGGATCGTTGCGCGAACGTTCCTATAGCCGTTTCCTGACGCTGGAAGCGCAGCAACTGCTTGATGCAATGGGCGCCGAAACCCGCGTTTTCCATGCCGATGGCCTGCCTTTGCCGGACCATGGGACGCCGGATCACCCCAAGGTGCAGGAACTGCGCGAGGCGATGCTCTGGTCGGAGGGGCAGGTCTGGACAAGTCCTGAACGCCATGGCGCGATGAGTGCCGTAATGAAAGCGCAGATCGACTGGATTCCCCTGCCCGGTGGCGCGATCCGCCCAACGCAAGGGCGAACACTGGCCCTAATGCAGGTCTCCGGCGGTTCGCAAAGCTTCAATGCCGTCAACCAGATGCGTATTCTCGGCCGCTGGATGCGGATGATTACCATTCCCAACCAGTCATCGGTCGCCAAGGCCTGGCAGGAATTCGATGATGCCGGCCGCATGAAACCCTCGTCATTCTATGATCGCGTCGTCGACGTCATGGAAGAACTGATGAAGTTCACCTTGCTGACGCGCGGTATTTCAGACCATCTGACGAACCGTTACAGCGAACGGAAGGAAGCTGCTGCCCTGCTTGAAAAGCGGGTCTCGCTGCAATCGATCTGA
- the arsC gene encoding arsenate reductase (glutaredoxin) (This arsenate reductase requires both glutathione and glutaredoxin to convert arsenate to arsenite, after which the efflux transporter formed by ArsA and ArsB can extrude the arsenite from the cell, providing resistance.): MTVTIFHNPKCGTSRNTLAMIRASGEEPVIVEYVQNPPTRERLVGLLAAMNLTPRELLREKGTPYAELGLSDPKWTDEELIDFMMAHPILINRPIVETPRGTRLCRPSELVLDILENPVASFTKEDGEQVTYGERK; this comes from the coding sequence ATGACCGTCACTATTTTTCACAACCCGAAATGCGGCACCTCGCGCAATACGCTGGCTATGATCCGGGCGAGCGGCGAAGAGCCTGTGATTGTCGAATATGTGCAGAACCCGCCCACGCGGGAACGTCTGGTCGGCCTGCTTGCGGCGATGAATCTGACGCCGCGCGAACTGCTGCGCGAGAAAGGTACGCCCTATGCCGAACTCGGCCTGTCCGATCCGAAATGGACTGATGAGGAACTGATCGACTTCATGATGGCCCATCCGATTCTGATCAACCGGCCGATTGTTGAAACTCCGCGCGGCACCCGGCTTTGCCGTCCTTCCGAGCTGGTTCTGGATATTCTGGAAAACCCGGTTGCATCCTTCACCAAGGAAGATGGCGAGCAGGTCACCTATGGAGAAAGGAAATGA
- the arsB gene encoding ACR3 family arsenite efflux transporter, with translation MSVFERYLTVWVALCIVAGVALGHLFPALFHAIGSAEIAKVNIPVAVLIWLMIIPMLLKIDFAALRQVGRHWRGIGVTLFINWAVKPFSMALLAWLFIGWFFRPHLPADQIDSYIAGLIILAAAPCTAMVFIWSSLTKGEPHFTLSQVALNDAIMVIAFAPIVGLLLGLSAITVPWDTLVLSVVLYIVIPVILAQIIRRSLLAGGGQSALDRLLKTLQPLSLVALLATLVLLFGFQGEQIIAQPLIIAMLAVPILIQVYFNSGLAYLLNRLSGEKHSVAGPSALIGASNFFELAVAAAISLFGFSSGAALATVVGVLVEVPVMLSVVWIVNRSKDWYERGADQKPATQTGNTR, from the coding sequence ATGTCTGTCTTTGAACGGTATCTGACCGTCTGGGTTGCCCTTTGCATTGTTGCGGGCGTCGCTCTGGGGCATCTTTTCCCGGCACTGTTCCACGCTATCGGCTCCGCCGAGATTGCCAAGGTCAATATTCCCGTCGCCGTTCTCATCTGGCTGATGATTATTCCCATGCTTTTGAAAATCGACTTCGCCGCGCTTCGGCAAGTCGGTCGGCACTGGCGGGGCATCGGCGTCACGCTGTTCATCAACTGGGCCGTCAAGCCGTTCTCGATGGCGCTTCTTGCATGGCTGTTCATCGGCTGGTTTTTCCGCCCGCATCTGCCTGCCGACCAGATCGACTCTTACATTGCAGGCCTTATCATCCTTGCCGCAGCACCCTGCACGGCCATGGTCTTCATATGGTCCAGCCTGACCAAAGGAGAGCCGCACTTCACCCTGTCCCAGGTCGCATTGAATGACGCCATCATGGTCATAGCCTTTGCTCCGATCGTCGGGCTTCTGCTTGGGCTTTCGGCCATTACGGTTCCATGGGATACGCTTGTTCTTTCCGTTGTCCTCTATATCGTCATTCCGGTGATCCTTGCGCAGATCATCCGGCGAAGCCTGCTGGCGGGTGGCGGACAAAGCGCGCTCGACAGGCTGCTGAAGACACTGCAACCGCTCTCGCTTGTGGCGCTGCTCGCCACTCTCGTCCTGCTCTTCGGTTTTCAGGGCGAACAGATCATCGCGCAGCCGCTCATCATCGCCATGCTGGCGGTGCCGATCCTCATTCAGGTCTATTTCAATTCGGGGCTGGCCTATCTTCTCAACCGCCTGTCCGGCGAAAAGCACAGCGTTGCCGGACCGTCGGCCCTCATCGGCGCGTCGAATTTCTTTGAACTTGCCGTAGCCGCTGCAATCAGCCTTTTCGGTTTTTCATCCGGCGCGGCGCTCGCAACAGTGGTGGGCGTTCTCGTCGAGGTGCCGGTCATGCTGTCGGTCGTCTGGATCGTGAACCGCTCCAAAGACTGGTATGAACGCGGCGCCGATCAGAAGCCTGCAACACAAACAGGAAACACCCGATGA
- a CDS encoding ArsR/SmtB family transcription factor — protein MENESAILAFAALAQSTRLDTFRLLVRHEPAGIRAGELARMLDIPQNTMSAHLATLSRAGLVRSERQSRSIIYRADLDQFRDLTLFMIKDCCGGSAELCAPLLQSLTPCCEPRTADAAQ, from the coding sequence ATGGAAAACGAATCTGCAATCCTGGCTTTTGCCGCTCTCGCCCAATCGACAAGGCTCGATACCTTTCGATTGCTGGTCCGACACGAACCCGCCGGGATCAGGGCGGGCGAGTTGGCCCGTATGCTGGACATTCCGCAAAATACGATGTCCGCCCATCTGGCTACCCTGTCACGGGCTGGTCTCGTTAGGAGCGAGCGGCAAAGCCGCTCGATCATCTATCGCGCGGATCTGGATCAGTTTCGCGATCTGACGCTTTTCATGATCAAGGATTGTTGCGGCGGCAGCGCCGAACTCTGCGCGCCTCTGCTCCAAAGCCTGACACCTTGCTGCGAACCCAGGACGGCTGACGCCGCTCAATAA
- the phnF gene encoding phosphonate metabolism transcriptional regulator PhnF, with protein MMAKTRHIERNSGVAIWRQIADEIRGDIMAGKLQSGARMPAEMELADRFGVNRHTVRSAIAALTQEGVLRAEQGRGTFVANARRLTYQIGRRTRISQSLASQVREMQGILLASGREIATREIADALELHAGDEVIRLETMHNADGYPISIATHWIDAARFPSFAEDYAESGSITAAFKAAGIADYLRKSTVISARHAGPEDLRILKLSPGAIVVTARAVNVDTEGKPIQYSLSRFSADRMEFSIENDENS; from the coding sequence TTGATGGCAAAGACCAGACACATTGAGAGAAACAGCGGCGTTGCGATCTGGCGGCAGATTGCCGATGAGATACGCGGCGACATCATGGCGGGTAAGCTTCAATCCGGCGCGCGCATGCCTGCCGAGATGGAGCTGGCCGACAGGTTCGGGGTCAATCGCCATACGGTGCGCAGCGCCATTGCAGCGTTGACGCAGGAAGGCGTGCTGCGCGCCGAGCAAGGACGCGGCACCTTTGTCGCCAACGCAAGGCGCCTCACCTACCAGATCGGACGCCGCACCCGCATTTCCCAGTCGCTCGCTTCGCAGGTGCGTGAAATGCAGGGGATTCTGCTGGCCTCAGGCAGGGAAATCGCGACCCGGGAAATCGCGGACGCGCTTGAACTGCATGCGGGCGATGAGGTGATCCGGCTTGAAACGATGCACAACGCCGATGGTTATCCGATTTCGATTGCGACTCACTGGATCGATGCCGCGCGCTTTCCTTCCTTTGCAGAGGATTATGCGGAAAGCGGCTCGATAACGGCTGCGTTCAAGGCTGCGGGGATCGCCGATTACCTGCGAAAATCGACTGTCATATCGGCCCGTCATGCCGGTCCGGAAGACTTGAGAATCTTGAAACTGTCTCCGGGTGCCATCGTCGTGACAGCGCGTGCAGTAAACGTCGATACTGAGGGAAAACCGATCCAATATTCCCTGTCGCGATTTTCGGCGGATCGCATGGAGTTCTCCATCGAGAATGACGAGAACAGCTGA
- the phnG gene encoding phosphonate C-P lyase system protein PhnG, producing the protein MYGTEHGAKGGGAGSATESKKAPDAVQLARQVSMAVLARASSEELQAFWQAWSDKPEFEVLRGPETGLVMLRGRIGGGGAPFNVGEATVTRATVRLSDGSVGHSYALGRDQEKARLAALFDALWLDESRRDAVETQVLGVLRKRHDDADATLRGEAAATKVDFFTMVRGDN; encoded by the coding sequence ATGTACGGTACGGAGCATGGTGCGAAGGGAGGCGGAGCCGGTTCCGCCACTGAAAGCAAAAAGGCACCGGATGCAGTGCAGCTCGCACGGCAGGTAAGCATGGCGGTTCTTGCGCGCGCCAGCAGCGAAGAATTGCAGGCCTTCTGGCAGGCATGGTCCGACAAGCCGGAATTTGAGGTTTTGCGCGGGCCGGAAACCGGCCTTGTGATGCTGCGCGGACGCATCGGCGGCGGCGGCGCTCCCTTCAATGTGGGCGAGGCGACCGTGACGCGCGCCACTGTGCGGCTTTCCGATGGTTCGGTCGGTCACTCTTATGCGCTTGGCCGCGATCAGGAAAAGGCGCGCCTTGCCGCTCTCTTCGATGCGCTTTGGCTGGATGAAAGCCGCCGCGACGCGGTGGAAACGCAGGTGCTGGGCGTCCTGCGCAAACGGCATGACGATGCCGACGCCACGCTGCGCGGCGAAGCGGCTGCTACCAAGGTCGATTTCTTCACTATGGTTCGGGGAGACAATTGA
- the phnH gene encoding phosphonate C-P lyase system protein PhnH: MQPPGLLSTPVRPVSKMPMPRNFSLVSDVSLLPSLADFSQGNAEFPDRSTTIVLAVASLKGGQGFVLKGPGIDGERSLRVDGLPQDFIQQWRENGAQYPLGVDLVLVCDGAVAALPRTTRISALEG; the protein is encoded by the coding sequence ATGCAACCGCCTGGGTTACTTTCCACACCGGTGCGCCCCGTGTCGAAAATGCCGATGCCGCGCAATTTTTCTCTCGTAAGCGATGTGTCGCTGCTGCCGTCCCTAGCCGATTTTTCGCAAGGCAATGCCGAGTTTCCCGATCGTTCCACAACCATCGTGCTGGCTGTCGCGTCGCTGAAAGGCGGGCAGGGCTTTGTGTTGAAAGGCCCCGGCATTGATGGCGAGCGTTCGCTCCGCGTCGATGGTCTGCCGCAGGATTTCATCCAGCAATGGCGTGAAAACGGTGCGCAATATCCGCTTGGCGTTGACCTTGTTCTGGTCTGCGACGGCGCTGTTGCAGCACTTCCCCGCACAACCAGAATTTCTGCTCTGGAGGGCTGA
- a CDS encoding carbon-phosphorus lyase complex subunit PhnI — MYVAVKGGETAIRNAHRLLDDRRRGDRSVPALRLDQIAEQLALAVDRVMAEGSLYDRELAALAVRQSRGDLIEAIFLVRAYRTTLPRFGYSRPMETAQMLIERRISATYKDLPGGQLLGPTFDYTHRLLDPDLAGDVAVPEPELRPAEPEETPRVTDILGVNGMIEEDGSLPDGHEPGDLTREPWTFPMERDLRLQALARGDEGFLLALGYSTQRGYGNNHPFVGEIRIGEVEVEFDVPELGFAVSLGRVQLTECQMVNQFKGSAKQPPQFTRGYGLVFGQSERKAMSMSLCDRALRVREFDTDVTAPAQDEEFVISHSDNVQATGFVEHLKLPHYVDFQAELELIRRMRAEYEQANNDTESLAKEAAE; from the coding sequence ATGTATGTTGCCGTAAAGGGTGGCGAAACGGCCATCCGCAATGCCCACCGTCTTCTCGATGATCGTCGTCGCGGTGACCGTTCGGTTCCAGCGCTTCGCCTCGACCAGATTGCCGAACAGCTGGCGCTGGCGGTTGATCGCGTCATGGCGGAAGGTTCGCTCTATGACCGTGAACTGGCAGCCCTTGCCGTGCGTCAGTCGCGTGGCGATCTGATCGAAGCAATCTTTCTGGTGCGCGCCTATCGCACCACCTTGCCGCGCTTCGGCTATTCCCGTCCGATGGAAACGGCACAAATGCTGATTGAGCGCCGCATTTCGGCGACCTATAAGGATCTGCCGGGTGGCCAGCTTCTGGGGCCGACCTTCGATTATACCCATCGGCTGCTTGATCCCGATTTGGCTGGCGATGTGGCTGTGCCGGAACCGGAACTGCGCCCCGCAGAACCCGAAGAAACGCCGCGTGTAACCGATATTCTCGGCGTCAACGGCATGATCGAGGAAGACGGCTCGCTGCCGGACGGTCACGAACCGGGCGATTTGACCCGCGAACCATGGACATTTCCGATGGAGCGCGACCTGCGCTTGCAGGCATTGGCGCGCGGCGACGAGGGCTTTCTGCTGGCGCTCGGCTATTCCACCCAGCGCGGCTATGGCAACAACCACCCATTCGTTGGCGAAATCCGCATCGGCGAAGTCGAGGTCGAGTTCGATGTGCCGGAGCTTGGCTTTGCCGTCTCGCTGGGTCGCGTACAGCTGACCGAATGCCAGATGGTCAACCAGTTCAAGGGTTCGGCCAAGCAGCCGCCGCAGTTTACACGCGGCTATGGGCTGGTGTTCGGCCAGAGCGAGCGCAAGGCCATGTCCATGTCGCTCTGCGACCGTGCGCTGCGCGTGCGCGAATTCGATACGGATGTGACCGCACCCGCACAGGATGAGGAATTCGTCATTTCCCATTCCGACAATGTGCAGGCCACCGGCTTCGTCGAACATCTGAAACTGCCGCACTACGTGGATTTTCAGGCAGAACTCGAACTCATCCGCCGTATGCGCGCCGAATATGAGCAAGCGAACAA